From Heteronotia binoei isolate CCM8104 ecotype False Entrance Well chromosome 17, APGP_CSIRO_Hbin_v1, whole genome shotgun sequence, one genomic window encodes:
- the ZNF574 gene encoding zinc finger protein 574 gives MAEQGEETLVYVEHRYVCSECSQQFSSLEEALVHQQSHMCPQEQQYEVVGLAEAGLVAGAEAGLYQTVTVQESQYQCLECGQILLSPGQLLEHQEMHLKMVTQEPEPVVKPISSSQIHYECIECKALFTSQDVWLAHRQTHRKPPEPPAPPPPPPQNRALVNLEHSYRKPEDGVDSSGTVQLLLYECSECFQLFQSTTDFLEHQATHQVIAPSLVSRVREQPAICPVEMKELPPPPPLSLVGVHNGAVPPSAPTSITATDHSYELKNNPVEQPPCKAEQPPRKAKPPAKEHGCTECEQVFPSAHKLQLHMRSHRQGAFKCPLCSKVLPSPGALEKHREEHSGESRFLCVDCGLGFGTEAVLLSHRRTHSSNPLYRCTCGQTFINMTKFLYHRRSHSTNSTQSHELPESPLEDQPLEEETPEVPQPIEEQQEVVPLAIICSVDNAAATLVDGITVEQKKEEFQCQLCTSTFPKPAQLSRHQRFAHKMERRHKCLTCGKMFKKKSHMRNHLLTHTGERPYHCKECGKSFNSPANLQRHRLTHTGERPYRCDICNKCFTQSSTLQQHLLVHSRHYPYKCQECGSVFHRPYRLLMHRYHHTGEYPYKCQTCGRSFLLRRLLEVHQLSHTGQQPHRCTSGCGAAFVTAEQLKEHKCGKMSRHFECSVCGKKVGSTAQLRAHERLHGDIQTPEGAEEEPLMHEPPPPRPRRPTCPKTFECGDCFKMFSTETSLQVHRRIHTGERPYPCPDCGKAFRQSTHLKDHRRLHTGEKPFKCNDCGKAFTIAVRLAEHKRIHTGERPYHCDACGKAYRSFSNLWKHRKMHQQQRLQHEQEAMAEAVAAAAAAAAAAAATSSTSTNEQVYGNTVTIMETIPVVETIEIYPSEGGVHFENIQVENVQIGGV, from the coding sequence ATGGCAGAGCAAGGGGAGGAGACGCTGGTGTACGTGGAGCACCGCTATGTCTGCTCAGAATGCAGCCAGCAGttcagctccttggaggaagcccTGGTCCATCAGCAGAGCCACATGTGCCCCCAAGAGCAACAGTACGAAGTGGTGGGGTTGGCGGAGGCCGGGCTGGTGGCCGGGGCTGAGGCGGGGCTCTATCAGACTGTGACCGTGCAGGAAAGCCAGTACCAGTGCTTGGAGTGTGGGCAGATCCTCTTGTCTCCGGGGCAGTTGTTGGAACACCAAGAGATGCACCTTAAGATGGTCACCCAGGAGCCGGAGCCTGTGGTGAAACCGATCAGTTCCAGCCAGATCCACTACGAGTGCATCGAATGCAAAGCCCTGTTCACCAGCCAAGACGTGTGGCTCGCCCACCGGCAGACTCACCGCAAGCCTCCTGAGCCcccagctcctccccctcctccgcctCAGAACCGGGCCCTGGTAAACCTGGAGCACTCGTACCGTAAGCCCGAAGATGGGGTGGATTCCAGTGGCactgtgcagctgctgctgtacGAGTGTAGCGAGTGTTTCCAGCTGTTCCAGTCGACCACAGACTTCTTGGAGCATCAGGCCACCCACCAAGTCATCGCGCCGTCCCTCGTGTCGCGCGTCAGGGAGCAGCCTGCCATCTGCCCTGTGGAGATGAAGGAATTGCCGCCGCCACCGCCTTTGAGCTTGGTGGGGGTACACAACGGGGCTGTGCCCCCATCGGCCCCAACTAGCATCACGGCCACTGACCACAGCTACGAGCTGAAAAACAACCCCGTGGAACAGCCGCCCTGTAAAGCTGAGCAGCCGCCCCGTAAAGCCAAGCCGCCGGCCAAGGAGCACGGGTGCACCGAGTGCGAGCAAGTCTTCCCCTCTGCTCACAAGCTCCAGCTACACATGAGGAGCCATCGGCAGGGTGCCTTCAAATGTCCGCTATGCAGCAAGGTGCTGCCATCTCCGGGGGCGCTCGAGAAGCACCGGGAAGAACACAGCGGGGAATCGCGCTTCCTGTGCGTGGACTGCGGCCTGGGTTTCGGAACCGAGGCCGTGCTGTTGTCCCACCGGCGCACGCACTCGTCCAACCCTCTCTACCGCTGCACTTGCGGGCAGACTTTCATCAACATGACCAAGTTCCTTTACCATCGACGCTCCCACAGCACCAATTCGACACAGTCCCACGAGTTGCCTGAATCCCCCCTGGAGGACCAGCCTTTGGAGGAGGAGACACCTGAGGTCCCCCAACCCATCGAGGAGCAGCAAGAGGTGGTCCCTCTGGCCATCATCTGCTCAGTGGACAACGCCGCTGCCACCCTGGTCGACGGCATCACCGTGGAGCAAAAAAAGGAGGAGTTCCAGTGCCAGCTGTGCACCAGCACCTTCCCCAAGCCGGCGCAGCTGTCGCGCCACCAGCGCTTCGCCCACAAGATGGAGCGCCGCCACAAGTGTCTGACCTGCGGCAAGATGTTCAAAAAGAAGTCCCACATGCGGAACCATCTCCTGACCCACACGGGGGAGAGGCCGTACCACTGCAAGGAGTGCGGCAAGAGCTTCAACTCCCCGGCCAACTTGCAGCGCCACCGCCTGACCCACACCGGCGAGCGGCCGTACCGCTGCGACATCTGCAACAAATGCTTCACGCAGTCCTCCACGTTGCAGCAGCATCTCCTGGTGCACAGTCGCCATTACCCCTACAAATGCCAGGAGTGCGGCAGCGTCTTCCACCGGCCCTACCGTTTGCTCATGCACCGTTACCACCACACCGGGGAATACCCCTACAAGTGCCAGACCTGCGGGCGTTCCTTCTTGCTTCGCCGCCTGctggaggtccaccagctgaGCCACACGGGCCAGCAGCCCCATCGCTGCACGTCCGGCTGTGGGGCTGCCTTCGTCACCGCCGAGCAGCTGAAGGAGCACAAGTGCGGTAAGATGAGCCGCCACTTCGAGTGCTCTGTCTGTGGGAAGAAGGTCGGCTCCACCGCGCAGCTGAGAGCCCACGAGCGCCTGCACGGGGACATCCAAACTCCAGAAGGAGCGGAAGAGGAACCCCTCATGCACGAACCGCCTCCACCCCGGCCTCGTCGCCCGACCTGCCCCAAGACGTTCGAGTGTGGCGACTGCTTCAAAATGTTCAGCACGGAGACGTCCCTTCAGGTTCACCGCCGTATCCATACCGGCGAGCGCCCGTATCCTTGCCCGGATTGCGGGAAAGCCTTCCGGCAGTCTACACACCTCAAAGATCACCGACGCCtgcacacgggggagaagccctTCAAATGCAACGATTGCGGGAAGGCGTTCACCATCGCCGTGCGGTTGGCTGAGCACAAGCGCATACACACCGGGGAGCGCCCGTACCACTGCGACGCTTGCGGCAAGGCCTACCGCTCTTTCTCCAACCTCTGGAAGCACCGCAAAATGcaccagcagcagcgcctgcagCACGAGCAAGAGGCCATGGCAGAGGCTGTGGCTGCCGCCGCCgcggctgctgccgccgccgcagcaacatCGTCGACGTCAACTAACGAGCAGGTCTACGGAAACACTGTTACCATTATGGAGACCATCCCAGTGGTGGAGACCATCGAAATCTATCCATCCGAGGGAGGCGTTCACTTTGAGAACATCCAGGTGGAGAATGTCCAGATTGGTGGGGTTTGa